A genomic window from Massilia sp. METH4 includes:
- a CDS encoding DUF692 family multinuclear iron-containing protein, whose amino-acid sequence MAATAGIGLRAAHYADFLAGRPRAGWVEVHTENYLAEGGRDVHVLQRVRRDYPVSLHGVGLGLGSAHGIVPEHLERIRALAARIEPFLVSEHLSWGAVPGRHLHDLLPLPLDEATLGLLAARVTQVQEVLKRRILVENVSAYVRFSADTMSEAQFLAELARRTGCGLLLDINNLYVNQCNHGEDALAALAAIPPGLVGEIHLGGHLVTPDVVIDHHGAAVAEPVWRLYEAALARFGAVPTLIEWDARVPPLDVLLAEADKASALLARAAPAPEPAGAAAEVAESEPPRAPAEVPESEPPRAPAGVPGCAPAREALAGLQERFAGALLAAEGQGALAAALRPAPHAARLAVYRGNLAGSWERALKAAFPVVTQLVGDDFLAALAREYGTRHPAAHADLNEFGAGFAAFLDDFPHVAGLPYLPDMARLEWLLHRAYYAADAEPLAPAALAGISAEAFEACRLAPHPAAATFASDWAVVPLWQAHQSGSAVPFPSDIASPSWCLVHRRGWQPGVLALDAAQYRALAALQEGAKMGAAIDAALAEDRGFDLAPRLGRWMAHAAFAALRTEDATGQ is encoded by the coding sequence ATGGCCGCGACAGCTGGTATCGGCCTGCGCGCGGCGCATTACGCCGATTTCCTGGCTGGCCGGCCACGCGCCGGCTGGGTCGAGGTGCACACGGAGAATTACCTGGCCGAGGGCGGTCGCGACGTGCACGTGCTGCAGCGCGTGCGCCGCGACTATCCGGTCAGCTTGCATGGCGTGGGTCTCGGCCTGGGTTCCGCTCACGGCATCGTGCCGGAACACCTGGAACGCATCCGCGCGCTGGCCGCGCGCATCGAACCTTTCCTCGTTTCCGAACACCTGAGCTGGGGCGCCGTGCCCGGCCGGCACCTGCACGACCTGCTGCCCCTGCCGCTGGACGAAGCCACGCTCGGCCTGCTGGCCGCCCGCGTGACACAGGTGCAGGAGGTGCTCAAGCGGCGCATCCTCGTCGAGAACGTGTCCGCCTACGTGCGCTTTTCGGCCGATACGATGAGCGAAGCGCAATTCCTGGCCGAGCTGGCGCGGCGCACGGGCTGCGGCCTGCTGCTCGACATCAATAACCTGTACGTCAACCAATGCAACCACGGCGAGGATGCGCTTGCCGCGCTGGCGGCGATCCCGCCGGGACTGGTCGGTGAAATCCACCTCGGCGGACACCTGGTCACGCCCGACGTGGTGATCGACCACCATGGCGCGGCGGTCGCCGAGCCGGTATGGCGCCTGTACGAAGCGGCACTGGCGCGCTTCGGTGCCGTGCCGACGTTGATCGAATGGGATGCCCGCGTGCCGCCGCTGGACGTGCTGCTGGCCGAGGCGGACAAGGCGTCGGCCTTGCTGGCGCGCGCCGCGCCTGCGCCCGAACCGGCCGGCGCCGCAGCCGAGGTTGCGGAAAGCGAACCGCCGCGCGCACCGGCCGAGGTTCCGGAAAGCGAACCGCCGCGCGCGCCGGCCGGGGTGCCGGGATGCGCACCAGCCAGGGAGGCACTCGCCGGCTTGCAGGAACGCTTCGCCGGCGCGCTGTTGGCGGCCGAAGGGCAGGGCGCACTGGCGGCGGCATTGCGCCCCGCGCCGCACGCCGCCCGATTGGCCGTCTACCGCGGCAACCTCGCGGGCAGCTGGGAGCGTGCGTTGAAAGCCGCTTTTCCCGTCGTCACCCAGCTCGTCGGCGACGATTTCCTGGCCGCGCTGGCGCGCGAGTACGGCACGCGCCACCCGGCCGCGCATGCCGACCTCAACGAGTTCGGTGCCGGCTTCGCCGCCTTCCTCGACGATTTTCCCCACGTGGCCGGGCTGCCCTACCTGCCGGACATGGCCCGGCTGGAATGGCTGCTACACCGGGCCTATTACGCGGCGGATGCCGAGCCGCTGGCGCCCGCGGCGCTGGCCGGCATCTCGGCCGAAGCGTTCGAGGCTTGCCGCCTGGCGCCGCATCCGGCAGCCGCCACGTTTGCCTCGGACTGGGCCGTGGTGCCGCTGTGGCAAGCCCACCAATCCGGCAGCGCCGTGCCATTCCCGTCCGATATCGCATCACCCTCGTGGTGCCTGGTGCACCGGCGCGGCTGGCAGCCGGGCGTGCTGGCGCTCGATGCCGCGCAATACCGGGCATTGGCTGCCTTGCAGGAGGGGGCGAAGATGGGCGCGGCGATCGACGCCGCGCTGGCGGAAGATCGGGGATTCGACCTGGCACCCCGGCTGGGGCGGTGGATGGCGCATGCCGCGTTCGCGGCGCTGCGCACGGAAGACGCTACCGGTCAGTGA
- a CDS encoding DUF883 family protein — protein sequence MDHLDPTRYPEPPQPKPQQAQQASLQADALPAAALPAAALPADTLPTQQQLIGDLRQVIDNAEDLLTCTDSARNGAYRAAREKLAQALAIANEELTRFEDAQIDRMIAATHEASVRHNDTTGEARLLRAFH from the coding sequence ATGGACCATCTCGACCCCACCCGATACCCCGAACCGCCTCAACCGAAACCGCAGCAGGCCCAGCAAGCTTCCCTGCAAGCCGATGCATTGCCGGCCGCCGCATTACCGGCCGCCGCATTACCGGCCGATACGTTGCCCACGCAGCAGCAGCTGATCGGCGACCTGCGGCAAGTGATCGACAATGCCGAAGACTTGCTGACCTGCACCGACAGCGCCCGCAACGGTGCCTACCGCGCGGCCCGCGAAAAGCTGGCCCAGGCGCTGGCCATCGCCAACGAGGAGTTGACACGCTTCGAGGATGCGCAGATCGATCGCATGATCGCCGCCACCCACGAAGCCAGCGTGCGCCATAACGACACGACCGGCGAAGCCCGGCTGTTACGTGCCTTTCACTGA
- a CDS encoding RNA-binding S4 domain-containing protein — MQKVDFELTSDFIELNQLLKLVGLCDSGGAGKQIVASGDVRVDGKQELRKTAKIRAGQHVTVGDVRITVLGQQGADGP, encoded by the coding sequence ATGCAAAAAGTAGACTTTGAATTAACGTCGGATTTCATCGAACTGAACCAGCTGCTCAAGCTCGTCGGCCTGTGTGACAGTGGCGGCGCCGGCAAGCAGATCGTGGCCAGCGGCGACGTGCGGGTGGATGGCAAGCAGGAACTACGCAAGACCGCCAAGATCCGCGCCGGCCAGCACGTCACCGTCGGCGACGTGCGAATCACGGTTTTGGGTCAGCAAGGTGCCGACGGGCCTTAA
- the fumC gene encoding class II fumarate hydratase has product MDSRTERDSFGPIDVPAHQLWGAQTQRSLHHFHISTEKMAPELIAALANVKRAAARVNVDLGVLDATKADAIVRAADEVLEGRHAGEFPLSVWQTGSGTQSNMNMNEVLANRASELLGGVRGEERKLHPNDDVNKGQSSNDIFPTAMHVAAAVALARDVIPALHQLRATLAAKAETFADIVKIGRTHLQDATPLTLGQEFSGYVAQLDHAERAIEHALPAVLELAAGGTAVGTGLNSHPEYATRIAAELASRLQLPFKSADNKFAALAGHEALVAAHGALKTLAAALFKIANDVRWMASGPRSGLGEITIPENEPGSSIMPGKVNPTQCEAVTMLCAQVFGNDVAISFGGASGNFELNVYKPLIAHNFLQSARLLADGMRSFDEHCARGIEPNRERIGELMERSLMLVTALAPHIGYDRAAQIAKKAQHEGTTLKEAALALGFVTAEQFEQWIVPLAMTRPGAKG; this is encoded by the coding sequence ATGGACAGCAGAACCGAACGCGACAGTTTTGGGCCGATCGACGTGCCTGCCCACCAGCTGTGGGGAGCGCAGACGCAGCGCTCGCTGCACCACTTCCATATCTCCACCGAAAAGATGGCGCCGGAGCTGATCGCCGCGCTGGCCAATGTGAAGCGGGCCGCGGCGCGCGTGAACGTCGACCTCGGCGTGCTCGATGCCACCAAGGCCGATGCGATCGTGCGCGCGGCCGACGAGGTATTGGAAGGCAGGCATGCCGGCGAATTCCCGCTGTCCGTCTGGCAGACCGGCTCGGGCACGCAGTCGAACATGAACATGAACGAGGTGCTGGCCAACCGCGCCTCCGAGCTGCTGGGCGGCGTGCGTGGCGAGGAGCGCAAGCTGCACCCGAACGACGACGTGAACAAGGGCCAGTCGTCGAACGACATCTTCCCGACCGCCATGCACGTGGCCGCCGCGGTGGCGCTGGCCCGCGACGTGATCCCAGCCCTGCACCAGCTGCGCGCCACGCTGGCCGCCAAGGCGGAAACGTTTGCCGACATCGTCAAGATCGGCCGCACGCACCTGCAGGATGCCACGCCGCTGACGCTCGGCCAGGAATTCTCCGGCTACGTGGCCCAGCTGGACCACGCGGAGCGGGCGATCGAACACGCGCTGCCGGCCGTGCTGGAGCTGGCGGCGGGCGGCACGGCCGTCGGCACCGGCCTCAACTCCCACCCCGAGTACGCAACGCGCATCGCCGCCGAGCTGGCCAGCCGCCTGCAACTGCCGTTCAAGAGCGCCGACAACAAGTTCGCCGCCCTCGCCGGCCACGAGGCGCTGGTGGCGGCGCACGGCGCGCTGAAGACGCTGGCGGCCGCCCTGTTCAAGATCGCCAACGATGTGCGCTGGATGGCTTCCGGCCCCCGCTCCGGCCTGGGCGAGATCACGATCCCCGAAAACGAGCCGGGCAGCTCGATCATGCCGGGCAAGGTCAATCCCACGCAATGCGAAGCCGTGACGATGCTGTGCGCCCAGGTGTTCGGCAACGATGTGGCGATCTCGTTCGGCGGGGCTTCCGGCAACTTCGAGCTGAACGTCTACAAGCCGCTGATCGCGCACAACTTCCTGCAAAGCGCCCGGCTGCTGGCCGACGGCATGCGCAGCTTCGACGAGCATTGCGCGCGCGGCATCGAGCCGAACCGCGAGCGGATCGGCGAGCTCATGGAGCGGTCGCTGATGCTGGTGACCGCGCTGGCACCGCACATCGGGTATGATCGCGCCGCCCAGATCGCCAAGAAGGCGCAGCACGAAGGCACCACGCTGAAGGAAGCCGCGCTGGCCCTCGGGTTCGTGACCGCGGAACAGTTCGAGCAGTGGATCGTGCCGCTGGCGATGACACGGCCGGGCGCCAAGGGCTGA
- a CDS encoding flagellar protein FliT, translating to MTSTDVLSMYENIAGLTSKMVVAAQVSDWNTLDRLENQCAAQSVAALGGVPALDGSARQRKIDLLKQIMANDRAIRDVTEPWMGRLNG from the coding sequence ATGACCTCGACCGACGTTCTCTCGATGTACGAAAACATTGCCGGCTTGACCAGCAAGATGGTGGTGGCCGCCCAGGTCAGCGATTGGAACACGCTCGACCGCCTGGAAAATCAGTGCGCCGCGCAATCGGTTGCCGCGCTCGGCGGCGTGCCGGCACTGGACGGCAGCGCCCGCCAGCGCAAGATCGACTTGCTCAAGCAGATCATGGCCAACGACCGCGCGATCCGCGACGTGACCGAACCTTGGATGGGCCGGCTGAACGGCTGA
- a CDS encoding HDOD domain-containing protein — translation MTLEELFEQPTALPTAPKIVQELVASFDKASVSTEEIARKISLDPVLSAKLLRLANSAYYNLSRSIGTVEDAVLMLGFVAVRTLVISSGLVNGFKSVTGLELKDFWRYSMRTAVAAKWIARKTRDNAELAFTIGMMHAIGQLVIHAAMPDEAAALDAVAAPLGEQRLAGERKTLGFTYADVGAELARRWQFPAVFSDAIAAFPAPLERGAVDRLAAIVHLAAWRARALEESHLAEQFPAEVGKVLGLDAEAIEEMPPLDELAAGLDEMLK, via the coding sequence ATGACGCTGGAGGAATTGTTCGAGCAACCCACCGCGCTGCCGACGGCGCCGAAGATCGTCCAGGAGCTGGTGGCGAGTTTCGACAAGGCGTCCGTCTCCACGGAGGAGATCGCACGCAAGATCTCGCTCGATCCCGTGCTCAGCGCCAAGCTGCTGCGGCTTGCGAACTCGGCTTACTACAATCTGTCGCGCAGCATCGGCACGGTGGAGGATGCGGTACTGATGCTGGGCTTCGTGGCGGTGCGCACGCTCGTCATCAGCTCCGGGCTCGTCAACGGCTTCAAGTCGGTGACAGGGCTCGAGCTCAAGGATTTCTGGCGCTACAGCATGCGCACGGCCGTGGCGGCCAAGTGGATCGCCAGGAAAACCCGCGACAATGCCGAGCTGGCGTTCACGATCGGCATGATGCACGCGATCGGCCAGCTCGTGATCCACGCCGCGATGCCGGACGAGGCGGCGGCGCTGGACGCCGTGGCTGCCCCGCTGGGCGAGCAGCGGCTGGCCGGGGAACGCAAGACGCTGGGCTTCACGTACGCGGACGTGGGCGCCGAGCTGGCTCGCCGCTGGCAATTCCCCGCCGTGTTTTCCGACGCGATCGCGGCCTTCCCTGCCCCGCTCGAGCGCGGCGCCGTGGACCGGCTGGCGGCGATCGTCCACCTGGCGGCCTGGCGCGCCCGCGCGCTGGAGGAAAGCCACCTGGCCGAGCAATTTCCGGCGGAGGTCGGCAAAGTGCTGGGATTGGACGCCGAGGCCATCGAAGAAATGCCGCCGCTGGACGAACTGGCTGCCGGGCTGGACGAGATGTTGAAATAG
- a CDS encoding M13 family metallopeptidase, which produces MQAFQVLRRPPRTSTLAMALCAALAFTGAQAHQAAPAQATTHASAAVLPGDDFYAYANGQWLAATEIPADRSSWSAFHTIVEDTNQNIVRLIEAADREGAPADARRVAAFYRAIMDEAGIEARGAAPLKPALDKIAAIRDKAGLTQALGASLRADVDPLNATDFSTENLFGVWVAQGFTAPDKYMPYLLQGGLGMPDRAFYLEENERMGRLRTAYQAHIAAMLKLAGFSEPEARAARVFELERKLAQSHASREESSNMQKANNTWTDRDFAAKAPGLDWKAFFHSAGLGKQKRFIVYHPQAVTGAAALVAEMPVQTWKDWLAFHTVNQYGGALPKAFVDQRFDFYGRTLSGTPQLSVRWKRGLAAVNEAMPEAVGKMYVEKHFPPAAKAKVQQMVSNIVNAFHQRIDRLDWMDASTKREAHAKLDVLYVGVGYPEKWTSYDGLDIKPDDAFGNAWRASQFNYKLELAKLGRKVDRKEWSMPPQLVNAVNMPMQNALNFPAAILQPPFFDQKASDAVNYGAIGSVIGHEISHSFDNIGAEFDSKGRLRDWWTKEDREHFAKAAQALVAQYSAYEAFPDLKLNGQLTLAENLADLAGLAAALDAYHASLGGKANAETDRQFFMGYAHAWRTKAREASLRNQVTTDEHAPSQWRTYTVRNLDDWYDAFDVKPGQKLYLPPEQRVRVW; this is translated from the coding sequence ATGCAAGCCTTCCAAGTACTGCGCCGTCCGCCGCGGACGAGCACCCTCGCCATGGCGCTGTGCGCCGCGCTGGCTTTTACCGGAGCCCAGGCGCACCAGGCTGCCCCCGCCCAGGCAACCACGCACGCATCCGCAGCCGTGCTGCCCGGCGACGATTTCTATGCCTATGCGAACGGCCAGTGGCTCGCAGCCACCGAGATCCCGGCCGACCGCAGCAGCTGGAGCGCCTTCCACACGATCGTGGAGGATACGAACCAGAACATCGTGCGCCTGATCGAGGCGGCGGACCGGGAGGGCGCGCCGGCCGATGCGCGCCGCGTGGCCGCCTTCTACCGGGCGATCATGGATGAGGCAGGCATCGAGGCGCGCGGCGCAGCGCCGCTGAAACCCGCGCTGGACAAGATCGCGGCCATTCGCGACAAGGCCGGCCTCACGCAAGCGCTGGGCGCCAGTCTGCGCGCCGACGTCGACCCGCTGAACGCCACCGACTTCAGCACCGAGAACCTGTTCGGCGTGTGGGTCGCCCAGGGCTTCACGGCGCCCGACAAGTACATGCCCTACCTGTTGCAGGGCGGCCTCGGCATGCCCGACCGCGCGTTCTACCTGGAGGAGAACGAGCGGATGGGGCGCCTGCGCACGGCTTACCAGGCGCACATCGCCGCCATGTTGAAGCTGGCCGGTTTCTCCGAGCCGGAAGCGCGCGCGGCCCGCGTGTTCGAACTGGAGCGCAAGCTGGCACAGTCGCACGCCTCGCGCGAAGAGTCGTCGAACATGCAGAAGGCGAACAATACCTGGACCGACCGGGATTTCGCCGCGAAGGCGCCCGGCCTGGACTGGAAGGCCTTCTTCCACAGCGCCGGCCTCGGCAAGCAGAAGCGCTTTATCGTCTACCACCCGCAAGCCGTCACGGGCGCCGCCGCGCTCGTGGCCGAGATGCCCGTGCAGACGTGGAAGGACTGGCTGGCCTTCCACACGGTCAACCAGTACGGCGGCGCGCTGCCGAAGGCGTTCGTCGACCAGCGTTTCGATTTCTACGGCCGCACGCTGAGCGGCACGCCGCAATTGTCGGTGCGCTGGAAGCGCGGCCTGGCGGCCGTGAACGAGGCGATGCCGGAAGCGGTCGGCAAGATGTACGTTGAAAAGCATTTCCCGCCCGCCGCCAAGGCGAAGGTGCAGCAAATGGTGAGCAATATCGTCAACGCCTTCCACCAGCGCATCGACCGGCTGGACTGGATGGACGCGAGCACCAAGCGCGAGGCGCACGCCAAGCTCGACGTGCTGTACGTGGGCGTGGGCTACCCGGAGAAATGGACGTCGTATGACGGCCTGGACATCAAGCCGGACGACGCCTTCGGCAACGCCTGGCGCGCCAGCCAGTTCAACTACAAGCTCGAGCTGGCCAAGCTGGGCAGGAAGGTCGACCGCAAGGAATGGTCGATGCCGCCGCAACTCGTCAACGCCGTCAACATGCCGATGCAGAATGCGCTGAACTTCCCGGCGGCGATCCTGCAGCCGCCGTTCTTCGACCAGAAGGCGAGCGATGCCGTGAACTACGGCGCCATCGGTTCCGTGATCGGCCACGAGATCAGCCACAGCTTCGACAATATCGGTGCCGAATTCGATTCGAAGGGCCGCCTGCGCGACTGGTGGACGAAGGAAGACCGCGAGCACTTCGCCAAGGCGGCCCAGGCGCTGGTGGCGCAGTACTCGGCCTATGAAGCCTTCCCGGACCTGAAGCTCAACGGCCAGCTGACCCTGGCGGAGAACCTGGCCGACCTGGCCGGCCTGGCCGCCGCGCTGGATGCCTATCACGCCTCGCTCGGCGGCAAGGCGAACGCCGAGACGGACCGCCAGTTCTTCATGGGCTACGCGCATGCCTGGCGCACCAAGGCGCGCGAAGCCTCGCTGCGCAACCAGGTCACCACCGACGAGCACGCGCCTTCGCAGTGGCGCACCTACACCGTGCGCAATCTGGACGACTGGTACGATGCCTTCGACGTGAAGCCCGGCCAGAAGCTCTACCTGCCGCCGGAGCAGCGGGTGCGCGTCTGGTAA
- a CDS encoding CsbD family protein: protein MNSDQIKGKAKEIGGKIQEEAGELVGSSKQQVKGLKNQAEGKVQKKVGDAREAVDDALDDDVTVNRGNRQGGL, encoded by the coding sequence ATGAACAGCGATCAAATCAAAGGCAAGGCCAAGGAAATCGGCGGCAAGATCCAGGAAGAGGCCGGCGAACTGGTGGGCAGCTCGAAGCAGCAGGTCAAGGGCCTGAAGAACCAGGCCGAAGGCAAGGTCCAGAAGAAAGTGGGCGACGCCCGCGAAGCCGTCGATGACGCACTGGACGACGATGTCACCGTCAACCGCGGCAACCGCCAGGGCGGGCTGTAA
- a CDS encoding S9 family peptidase, with protein sequence MRTALSILALLAAGTASADRLTLDRIYSDPALAGNGVRALKVSPDGARVTFLRGRPDNQFQMDLWEFNLKDKSTRRLVDSKVLVAEENLSDAEKARRERERTAALKGIINYSWSPDGKRLLVPIAGNLYLIEVAKPDAARLVASGNVTDPKISPKGKYVSFVRDQNLYVIDLATGQEKALTTDGKGTLHNGEAEFVAQEEMHQFTGYYWAPDDSAIAYRRYDEAQVPIARRFEIYPDRTEVIEQRYPAAGDKNVIVELRIVNPVTGETKNVDLGPEKDIYLVRADFSADSRKLLFQRQARDQKKLELIAVDTATLAQKVLVTETSKTWTDINDDLRFLSGGKGFIWSSDRTGRNHLYLFDMDGNVKHALTKGEWGIDNLLAVDEAGGKVYFSSNKDAVIDKQTYVVSLDGRDADKPKRVTQADGWHDTTFARNGQLFVDTWSDPANPPQVSIRKPDGAILTWLEKNEVNAAHPYYKYKSDHLPVEYGTLPAKDGQTLYWSMIKPYRFDPAKKYPVYLSTYGGPTAQHVTRKWGDSFDQYMAQQGYVVFRLDNRGSGRRERVFADAIYRNLGKVEVEDQLAGIDFLGKQGFVDPKRIGVYGWSYGGFMTLRLLSQGSDRIAAGVSGAPVTDWALYDTHYTERYMDKPAENKEGYADSTVFKHVDGLKSNLLLIHGMADDNVLFTNTTKMIDALVSRGVQFELMTYPGAKHGVSDRKQRKHVQVKIDEFFRKHLKPETVQ encoded by the coding sequence ATGCGCACCGCTCTCAGTATCCTGGCCCTGCTGGCCGCCGGCACGGCATCCGCCGACCGCCTGACCCTCGACCGCATCTACAGCGATCCGGCCCTTGCCGGCAATGGCGTGCGTGCGCTGAAGGTGTCGCCCGACGGTGCGCGCGTGACCTTCCTGCGCGGCCGGCCGGACAACCAGTTCCAGATGGACCTGTGGGAATTCAACCTGAAGGACAAGTCGACGCGCCGCCTGGTCGATTCGAAAGTGCTGGTGGCCGAGGAAAACCTGTCGGACGCCGAAAAGGCCCGCCGCGAGCGCGAGCGCACCGCCGCCCTCAAGGGCATCATCAACTACAGCTGGTCGCCTGACGGCAAGCGCCTGCTGGTGCCGATTGCCGGCAACCTGTACCTGATCGAGGTGGCGAAACCCGATGCGGCGCGCCTGGTCGCCTCCGGCAATGTGACCGATCCGAAGATCTCGCCGAAGGGTAAATATGTGTCCTTCGTGCGCGACCAGAACCTGTACGTGATCGACCTGGCGACGGGCCAGGAAAAGGCGCTCACCACCGACGGCAAGGGCACGCTGCACAACGGCGAAGCGGAATTCGTGGCGCAGGAAGAAATGCACCAGTTCACCGGCTACTACTGGGCGCCGGACGATTCGGCGATCGCCTACCGCCGCTACGACGAGGCGCAGGTGCCCATCGCGCGCCGCTTCGAGATCTACCCGGACCGCACCGAGGTGATCGAGCAGCGCTACCCCGCGGCCGGCGACAAGAACGTGATCGTGGAACTGCGCATCGTGAACCCGGTCACCGGTGAAACGAAGAACGTGGACCTTGGGCCGGAAAAGGATATCTATCTGGTGCGCGCCGATTTCTCGGCCGACAGCAGGAAGCTGCTGTTCCAGCGCCAGGCGCGCGACCAGAAGAAGCTGGAGCTGATCGCCGTCGACACGGCCACGCTCGCGCAGAAGGTGCTCGTGACGGAAACGTCGAAGACGTGGACCGACATCAACGACGACCTGCGCTTCCTCTCTGGCGGAAAGGGCTTCATCTGGTCGTCGGACCGCACCGGCCGCAATCACCTGTACCTGTTCGACATGGACGGCAACGTCAAGCACGCGCTCACGAAAGGCGAATGGGGCATCGACAACTTGCTGGCCGTGGACGAAGCCGGCGGAAAGGTGTACTTTTCGTCGAACAAGGACGCGGTGATCGACAAGCAGACCTATGTCGTCTCGCTGGACGGCCGCGATGCCGACAAGCCGAAACGCGTGACGCAGGCCGACGGCTGGCACGACACCACCTTCGCCCGCAACGGCCAGCTGTTCGTGGACACGTGGTCCGATCCCGCCAATCCGCCGCAGGTCTCCATCCGCAAACCGGATGGCGCGATCCTCACGTGGCTGGAAAAGAACGAGGTCAACGCGGCGCACCCGTACTATAAGTACAAGTCAGACCACCTGCCGGTCGAATACGGCACGCTGCCGGCGAAGGATGGCCAGACGCTGTACTGGTCGATGATCAAGCCCTACCGCTTCGACCCGGCGAAGAAATACCCGGTGTACCTGTCCACCTATGGCGGCCCGACCGCGCAGCACGTGACGCGCAAGTGGGGCGACTCGTTCGACCAGTACATGGCGCAGCAGGGCTACGTGGTGTTCCGCCTCGATAACCGTGGCTCGGGCCGCCGCGAGCGCGTGTTCGCGGACGCGATCTACCGCAATCTGGGCAAGGTGGAAGTGGAAGACCAGCTGGCCGGCATCGACTTCCTCGGCAAGCAAGGCTTCGTCGACCCGAAGCGCATCGGCGTGTATGGCTGGAGCTACGGCGGCTTCATGACGCTGCGCCTGCTGTCGCAGGGGTCGGACAGGATCGCCGCCGGCGTGTCCGGCGCGCCCGTCACCGACTGGGCGCTGTACGACACGCACTATACGGAACGCTACATGGACAAGCCTGCCGAGAACAAGGAAGGCTACGCGGACAGCACCGTGTTCAAGCATGTGGACGGCCTGAAGTCGAACCTGCTGCTGATCCACGGCATGGCCGACGACAACGTGCTGTTCACGAACACCACGAAGATGATCGACGCGCTGGTGAGCCGCGGCGTGCAGTTCGAGCTGATGACCTACCCGGGCGCCAAGCATGGCGTGTCGGACCGCAAGCAGCGCAAGCACGTGCAGGTGAAGATCGATGAGTTCTTCCGCAAGCACCTGAAGCCGGAGACCGTGCAGTAA
- a CDS encoding MATE family efflux transporter, translating into MPYTFTLSNIRREAAALWQLAWPVLIGQLATVGMGVADVAMTGHTSAAELAAVSLGASVWSIILVTVNGTMMAVNTVVAHQVGAGAFDKIPHSVRQALWKAVGVGVVAALAANLATLLFDHLQLEPEVNHRASMFVHIVSIGLLPFAAYRALYGYSASINQTKPVMVIAIIGLVVNVIVNWLLVFGNLGFPKMGALGCAVATGTVVWLDLLAIVLWIRIAPAYQASYPFDKWEWPHWPEVWNMLRLGVPIGVTYFAEVSVFGAVSLLVARFGVVTVSAHQIALNFASLTFMVPLSFGIGMIARVGQALGEGNPQRARFASFVGLWMSTGFAVLSALFIAIFRHQIAAAYTSDAAVQEMCAHLLLFAALFQLSDAAQVAASCAIRGYKVTRGPMVIQLIAFWGLALPVGCLLGLAPRWLPFAPAEPMSATGFWIGLVLGLTVAAVLLTAYLQRLSRQRALAPASVHA; encoded by the coding sequence ATGCCCTATACGTTCACCCTGTCCAATATCCGCAGAGAAGCCGCAGCGTTGTGGCAACTGGCCTGGCCCGTCCTCATCGGGCAGCTGGCCACCGTGGGCATGGGCGTGGCGGACGTGGCCATGACGGGCCACACCAGCGCCGCCGAGCTGGCCGCCGTATCGCTCGGCGCCTCGGTCTGGTCGATCATCCTCGTCACCGTCAACGGCACCATGATGGCCGTGAACACGGTGGTGGCCCACCAGGTGGGCGCCGGCGCGTTCGACAAGATTCCGCACTCGGTGCGGCAGGCGTTGTGGAAAGCCGTAGGCGTGGGCGTCGTAGCGGCGCTGGCCGCCAACCTCGCCACGCTGCTGTTCGACCACCTGCAGCTGGAACCCGAAGTCAACCACCGCGCCTCGATGTTCGTGCATATCGTGAGCATCGGCCTGCTGCCCTTCGCGGCCTATCGCGCACTGTACGGCTACAGCGCCAGCATCAACCAGACCAAGCCCGTGATGGTCATCGCCATCATCGGCCTGGTGGTCAACGTGATCGTCAACTGGCTGCTCGTGTTCGGCAACCTGGGCTTCCCGAAGATGGGCGCGCTGGGCTGCGCGGTGGCCACCGGCACCGTGGTCTGGCTGGACCTGCTGGCCATCGTGCTGTGGATCCGCATCGCGCCCGCCTACCAGGCCTCGTACCCGTTCGACAAATGGGAGTGGCCACACTGGCCCGAAGTGTGGAACATGCTCAGGCTGGGCGTACCGATCGGCGTCACCTACTTCGCCGAGGTCAGCGTGTTCGGCGCCGTCAGCCTGCTGGTGGCGCGCTTCGGCGTGGTCACGGTGTCGGCCCACCAGATCGCGCTGAACTTCGCCTCGCTCACGTTCATGGTGCCGCTGTCGTTCGGCATCGGCATGATCGCCCGCGTCGGCCAGGCGCTGGGCGAAGGCAACCCGCAGCGTGCCCGCTTCGCCTCGTTCGTCGGGCTGTGGATGTCGACCGGCTTCGCCGTGCTGTCGGCGCTGTTCATCGCCATCTTCCGCCACCAGATCGCGGCGGCCTACACGTCGGATGCGGCGGTGCAGGAGATGTGCGCGCACCTGCTGCTGTTCGCGGCGCTGTTCCAGCTGTCGGACGCCGCGCAGGTGGCGGCATCGTGCGCGATCCGCGGGTACAAGGTCACGCGCGGGCCGATGGTCATCCAGCTGATCGCGTTCTGGGGCCTGGCGCTTCCGGTCGGCTGCCTGCTCGGCCTGGCGCCGCGGTGGCTGCCGTTCGCGCCGGCCGAACCGATGTCGGCCACCGGCTTCTGGATCGGCCTCGTGCTGGGCCTGACGGTGGCGGCCGTGCTGCTGACGGCCTACCTGCAACGGCTGTCGCGCCAGCGCGCGCTTGCCCCGGCGTCAGTGCATGCCTGA